One Gottschalkia purinilytica DNA segment encodes these proteins:
- a CDS encoding redox-sensing transcriptional repressor Rex, with the protein MNKDRKVSMAVIRRLPKYHRYLGELLEKDVTRISSYELSKLTGFTASQIRQDFNNFGGFGQQGYGYNVEDLYNQLGNILGLGKKYNTIIIGAGNLGQAIANYKSFDDKGFRMLALFEKNPKLVGLTIRDIDILDIDSIESFSKENKIDIAVITTPKSQAQDVVNRVVNCGVKAIWNFAPIDLKVPEDVVVENVQLSESLLTIAFLLKEKEENV; encoded by the coding sequence ATGAACAAAGATAGGAAAGTTTCGATGGCAGTTATAAGGAGATTGCCTAAATATCATAGATATCTAGGGGAGTTACTGGAAAAAGATGTAACAAGGATATCTTCATATGAGCTCAGTAAGCTTACTGGGTTTACTGCTTCGCAAATAAGACAAGACTTTAATAACTTTGGTGGATTTGGGCAACAAGGTTACGGATATAATGTAGAAGATCTCTATAACCAACTAGGAAATATACTAGGCCTAGGGAAAAAATATAATACTATAATAATCGGAGCAGGAAATTTAGGGCAGGCTATAGCAAATTATAAAAGTTTTGATGATAAGGGATTTAGAATGTTAGCTCTTTTTGAAAAAAATCCTAAACTTGTGGGGCTTACAATAAGGGATATAGATATATTAGATATCGATAGTATTGAAAGTTTTTCTAAAGAGAACAAAATAGATATAGCTGTTATAACTACACCTAAAAGTCAAGCTCAAGATGTAGTAAACAGGGTTGTAAATTGTGGGGTAAAAGCTATATGGAACTTTGCACCTATTGATTTAAAGGTTCCAGAAGATGTTGTAGTAGAAAATGTTCAACTAAGCGAAAGTTTACTTACTATTGCATTCCTTTTAAAAGAAAAAGAAGAAAATGTTTAA